The nucleotide sequence ATAAGCGACGAAGAGTGCTCCAATAAAATTGCTAATGGTGATCCAAAACCAGTTTTTGGCAAGCTGAGCTACAGTAACCCGTTTAGCTAAGCAGGCCATCGAAACAGCCATCATGTTCCCCGTTAATAATTCTCCTCCCGCGATAATAATTAGCATTAATCCCACAGGAAATACAGCGGCGCCTAAAAAGGCTGAAAATGATCCCCACTCGTGAGGCAAACTGGCAACTACTCGTATATCTAAAAGATAGCCGAGTGAGATAAAGGCTCCTCCCAAAAAACCCAATAACAACATACTGTGAAGTGGCAAATGAACTTTTCTCGCTCCAGTCTCTACTGCTAGTTGTGCAATTTGCTGTGGACTGTGATAAGCCAATTCTCTCTCCTCCTTTGCTGACATTCTTTTATATACCTTCCCTAATAATGGAGATTTCAACAATAAATTTTCTTCTAATGGATTTGGTATATAAAGAAGAAAGGTAGGATACCTTTTTACATAAGAAATACTTTAAAGGACTCTATGGTAAGGAGGTCATTAGACATGGAGAGAGATCCATTATTTGAGAGGGTCAAGGGGATGATTTTATCTTCATCCAAGAAGCCGAAATATATGGCTATATCGACAGTAAAGGTTGCAGAAATATTAGGCGTAAAACCTGCTGATGTCGAACAGGGATTACAGAAACTGGTTCATGAAGGCAAACTAATCAGATCAAAGATAGAGGAAGCGCCGAATAGTGAAATTTATTCATTGCCTTAAATCGTCAACATACGAAAGAAAGGCTGTCAGGAAAAAAGGCCGGACAGCCTCTGTTGACAGCTTATCCCCCTCCTTTCTATCAGGCTTCCTTATTAAAAGCCAGGAGGGTCAATGATTGACAATAACTTTTTTCTTACTTTAAACTAGTAAAGACAATGACTACAATACCGCCTTATCTTATAAATATAATAAATTACATATTATGGAGGAATTTGCATGTCTAAAGTTTTATTTATCAAAGCTAATCCACGACCAATCGATCAGTCTGTAAGTGTAAAGTTATATTATGCGTTCCTTGAGAGCTACAAAGAAACTCATCCGCACGATGAAATCACTGAGCTTGATTTGTTTCAAGAAAACTTGCCGTACTATGGCACAGATATGATTAACGGCATGTTTAAATTAGCAAAAGGCTTAGAATTAACAACTGAGGAAGAAGCAGCTACCGTTACTGTCAATAAATACTTGAATCCATTTCTGGAAGCAGACAAAGTCGTCATCGCCTTCCCACTCTGGAACTTTACTGTGCCTGCAGCGCTACATACGTATTTAGATTATTTGTCGCAAGCTGGCAAAACGTTCAAGTATACACCTGAAGGTCCAGTTGGTTTACTCACTGATAAAAAAGTGGCCCTTCTGCAAGCACGTGGTGGTGTTTACTCTGAAGGACCTGCACAAGCAACAGAAATGTCCATGAATTATGTAAGAACCATTCTTGGCTTCTGGGGAGTAAATGATATCACAACCGTTATTGTTGAAGGCCATAATCAATTCCCTGACAGAGCCGAAGAAATTATTGAAGAAGGCGTAAGGAAGGCCGCAACAGCGGCCAACACATTTTAAATAAACATCACAAGGGGCTTTCCTGTCGGAAGCCCCTTATCTGATCGTCTTTATGCTCTTTTTCTAATAGTAAAGTTATCCTCCAACAGCAGCCAATTTTGTGGAAAAGAGAGACCAAGTTTCCAATACATAATCCCCCTTAAGCCAAATTGCTTGATCAGGTCAAATTTTGCCTGAATGCTGCGCGCATCTTCAAACCATACTTCATGCTGTACTCCGGCATCATCGATGTACTGAAAGAAAGGCGCTTGCGCCTGGTAATCATATTGAATTTGAGCATTTTCCCTTAATGCGATGGCGATTGCCTGCTGGGGACTGACAGCTCTTGCTGGCGGACCTCCTGCTGGTGGATAAGGAGCTGCCCAATTATAGCCATACAAATTTTGCCCCAACAATATTTTATTCCTCGGAATAACGCTCACGGCATAGCGCACAACATTTCTAACTGGCCCAATCGGGCTAACCGCTTGCGGTTCACTGTACGTGTATCCCCATTCATAAGTCATCAGAGCCACAAAATCAACAATTTGCCCAATGGCTTCATAGTCATGAGCGCCGTAAATCCCAGTTGTCACATCGCTCGCTTTCGGTGCAACAGCGGCCGATATCATTAAACCGGCCGCGTGAAGCCTGTCTCTCGCTTTTCGCAAAAATGTATTATACAGTTCGCGATCTTCAGGCCTCATCAATTCAAAGTCAAAATGGATGTCTTCATAACCAACATCATTAGCCACTTGGATAATATTTCCAAATAACTGATTTTGAGCGGCATCATTCGTAAATATAGCATGCGCGAGATCAGCACTAAACTGGAACTCTTCTATATTACTGATAACCATTGCATTGATCGTCCTTGCAGCGCGAGCAATGGCAGGGATGTTGTCAATTGTAGGGGCATTGAGCGATCCGTCGCGATTGACCTGATAGCTGAACATGGCGAGATATGTTAAAGAGCCAACTCGATTGCGCACTTCATTGATGATCGCTTCGCTCACCGATGCTTGTGGTTCAACATAAAGCAGCACATCAATTGTAGACTTCGGCCGGGGAGGGATATATAGACGTTGCCCTATCTGAAGAGGAGCGGACACGGATATATTATTAACACGCGCAAGCTCGCTAACAGTTGTGCCATACGTTCTTGCGATGACGGAGAGCGACTCTCCTTGCCTTACCCGATGGTATCGCCCTGTAACCGGAATAACCAATGCCTGCCCGACAACGAGACGTGAAGGATCAGGCAATTCATTTGCCTGAGCAATCGCTTGCACAGTAGTTCCGTAAATTTGAGCAATCCGGTATACACTTTGGCCCTGCTGGACAACATGGATCTGCACAATAAACACCGCCTTTCTGAATAAAAGACTCCTTCACAATCCAATATATTTGCCGTTCAAGCCTATTATTCAGCAAAATCACTTCTTCTCTCTTAGTATACTGTGGTCCATTTAGGAAAAATAATGATAAATGCCTTATAATGATGGTGAAGAGTTTTCAGAGGAGGTTGTTAGATTGGATTCATTTATGAAGCGAGCGTTAGAATTAGCTGTGGAAAATGTTCAAAGCGGTGGCCAGCCATTTGGAGCAGTACTCGTGAAAGACGGCAACATCATCTCTGAGGGAGTCAATGAACTCCATAAAAAATATGATGTGAGCGGTCATGCGGAAATGCTGGCAATCCGGCGTGCACAAGAACAGCTACAGACAAATGACTTATCGGGTTATACGATATACGCAAGTGGGGAGCCTTGTCCGATGTGCTTTGCAGCTATGTATTTTGCGGGCATTAAAGAAGTTTTTTATTGCGCGGCTGTTGAGGAAGCAGCAGCAGTCGGACTGACCACCTCTGGAAAGATTTATGACGATTTAAAAAAATCGAGAGAAGAACGAACCCTTTCGATGGTTCACATGCCCCTTAATGAGGGACAAGCCAATCCTATGGAACTGTGGGGAAAGCGTTCCTAAAGTAAAAAAAGCTAGCTTTTGTTAAGCTAGCTTTTTTAACTCATGGCGCTCTTCGATACGCTTTTCAATCTTTTCAATCGCTTGTTTATCATTAAGCAATTGTTCCTTATTCTCTTGAATAAGCTCTTCAAGAGATTTCTTGTGCTTGATGCGCATAATTTTACACTCCTTTATATGTCATTTGTCTCCATAGACTTTAATTAGAAAAATTATTTGTAATAGAATTTTCTGAAAAATTCCATCTACCCTTAATATATACCACATCACATCTTAATAAACGTTCGGATTTTGACAATTATATGAAGGATTTTTATGTAAAATTATTTCCTGCGAAACAGAGGCTTTGTCCTAAAGAAAAAGAGCCTTCTTGGCCATTTCTTTTTTTCACTAAACAAAAGAAAAACAAGAACCTCTTTTTCAAGAAAAAAGAAGCCTAACTATTTTTCACACGTTTGCTGTTCACATTGTTATAGTTGATGATTTCATTCACTCTTCCAAATCACCGCTAATTGAGAAAAGAAAAATTTCTAAAATAACAGCCATTGCGAGCAAGCGGACCAATTTAACGAAGTACTTTAATAAAGCCAGGTTTGTACATACCTTTTGCCGCTTATGCAAATCACCATTTTATAAAAGAATAAGAAATGGTTGAATGGCTTTGAGTGGTTATTTTACCTTATAAAAAAGGAGAGAAAATCGATGACATTACACAGTTTTCATTTAAAAGCACACTGGCCCGGCCTGCGCAATGATGTAGGCCAAATTGAAACGGGCAATTTACAAACAAAAGTATCCATTCCACCCGAAATGGACGGCCCCGGTATCGGCACAAACCCGGATGAGATGCTGCTTGGTGCTGCAGCTACCTGCTACATTATTACCTTAGCTGCCATGATGGAGCGCAGCCATCTCGAAAAAGACAGCTTGACGATGGAGTCGGAAGGCATAGTGGAAGTTATAAATGGGATCATTACCTACAAAACAATCATTCATCGTCCAATTATTGTATTGAATTCCCAGGCTACCGACAGGGAGGTGTCATTAGCAAAAAAACTTGCTGAAAAAGCGGAAAAATCTTGCATGATCAGTCGAGCGCTTAAAGGAAATGTTGATATCCAACTGGAACCCTCTATTGAATTGGGACTGTCCGATAGCTAGCTATCGGACAGTTTTTTTATTTATGAGACTATGTTATACTCGGTTGTTGATGTCTGCTGGGGGCGGTCCAAGCCTCCTCGTTGCATGCGCTCCTGCGGGGTCTCACCAGAATTGTCGGGTTCACCCATCTATCGCTACAACCAACTCTTTAACAGAGCCTTATTTATAAGCAGACATAAGCCTGTTGCGAGCAGAGTTTTGTCGATGATGGCTGTAATTTTATCATTTACGGGCGAACCAGTTGATTCCAAATATGCGTCGCGTATATGTTGAGATCACTTTGCTTACTCCTTCTTTACATCTTTCACAATAAATTCCCCGTTTGACTGACTGTTATCAATGGTAATAATAAGTGAATTTGTCTCTCTCGGAACATTCAGCACTTTTACTTTGAGGATAATTTCATACTCTACCCCCGGCTTCATTTCTTCTGATGGCTCGGGTAAAGCCGCTTTTTTTATTGAAAGAATACGTGCATGTTCAAATTGCGGGAACCTAACATTGTAGGCACTTTTTATGGATTGCGATATTTGGGCATGAAATTGGGCAACCAGCACTTCCTCCATGTCCTCATTACTGACGCCTTGAGCAGTTACATTCATCATGCTGCTGCCTAAGAAGATAACAACAAACAAAGACAGAGAATAAGCTATTTTTTTCAAGAGACTCACCTTTCTTTCTTCTTTAACTTTCCCTAATGGTTTCTATTCATAAGCGTTAACTTATACCACTTGCAAAGTGTGGCTATTCTAAAAGAAAGACGGATAGGAGGCAGACACATGATTTATGAGCACTCTCATATTAAACACCACGTAATGCAACAATATGAGGATTACTTGCGGTTATTTAAAGATAAAGTAGAAAGAGAATACGTACAGACAAGGTTTGGACGAACACATGTATTGAAACTCGGCAAAGAGGACGGCAAACCGTTATTCATTTTCCACGGCGCCAATTGCCTGAATCCAATGACACTTTCCTGGTTTGAGGGATTGTTTGCTGATTATAAAATTTATGCGCCGGATACAGTCGGTCATCCCGGTTTCAGCGATGAAAGACGAATCAATCCTGAAGATGACAGCTTTGCCTTATGGGCGAACGACTTGTTGGACTATTATGGGATTGAATCCTGTGCCTTTGCCGGTGTGTCTTACGGAGGCGGCATCGTTTTACGGCTTGCCGCTTTTTATCCGGAGAAAATAAACTGCGCTATCCTCGTTGTTCCGGCCGGGATCAGCCCTTTCTCTAAATGGTGGACGATAAAGAAAATGCTCCTTCCATTTACACTTTACCAATTGAACGATTCAACGAAGCAAATTGAAGCAGTGGCTGATGCCATGTCTGCGGGTGAAATGAAAACGATAGATAGAGAAATCATCGCCACAATCTTTCAACATGTCAAGCTTGAGCATGATTTGCCCAAATTAACGACAACACAAGAACTTCAACGTTATCACTCACCCACAATGGTGATTGCCGGCATGCAGGATGTTTTCTTTCCTGAGAATAAGCTATTTCAGAGGGCAGCCCCTCTCTTTGGAGACCTTCTTGAATGGCGAGCTTACAACATGGGACATTTTCCTTCAAGAAAACATATCGAGAGAATGAATAAGGACATGTCTGATTTTTTAGTTCGTCATTACCATTTAACCGACTGATCCCTCCCTGGATTTTCATATTTTTATGGTGTTTTCTGTTAAAATACTGATTACAAAACAGTTATTTTATACAGGGGGCGGGATGCATGAAAAATAAATCCATCTACAGGAGTGAGCGAGGAAAACAGCTTATTCTTGGAAAGTATGAAGAGTACCTGCAATCATTCAGCTGTAAAATACAGAGAGAATATGTGCCGACAAGATTCGGCCGGACACATGTCTTAACGATGGGAAAAGAAGATGGAAAACCATTATTTATCCTTCAAGGTGGCAATTGTATTAACCCGGTCACCTTGTCCTGGTTTGAACACTTGCTCAGTAAATATAAAGTATATGCTCCCGATACAATCGGACATCCAGGTTATAGTGATGAAACGAGGATATCAGCCAAAGATGAGAGCTTCGCGTTGTGGATCACTGATCTTCTTGATCATTACCACATTGAGCGCTGTGCCTTTATCGGCCCTTCATATGGGGGCGGGGTTATTTTGCGGCTGGCAGCTTTTCGTCCCCAACGAATTGCCTGTGCTATACTTGCTGCTCCAGCAGGCATCAGCCTTGGTTCAAAAACAAAAATGATCAAAGAGATTATGATGCCTTTACTTCTTTACAAAATGAGCGGTTCAAAAAAACACCTTGCCTCCATTGCCAATACGATGTCTTGGGGCAGCATGAAAGCAATGGATAGAAAGATCATTGGGATGATTTTTAAGTATGTTTCCCTTGAGCAGGACATGCCAAAATTAACAACGAAAAGTGAATTAAAGCATTACCATTCTCCGACTTTGCTGATTGCCGGAAAGACTGATATTTTCTTCCCGGAGGATGCCTTATTAAAAAAAGCGGTTCCCCTTTTTGGGAACCTGCTGGAGTGGCGGGCGTATGATATGGGGCATTTCCCTTCCTCTTCACATATTGAGATCATCAACCATGATATCCTCGCTTTTCTGGCTGCACACTATTCATCTGTCGAGAACTGAGGTGCTACTGATTCTTACGTCCATAAGCTAAGAAGGCAGCCCATTCTCAGGCTGCCTTCTTAGTTTTATCATTCAATATCCAGTGACATGTCTCTCTTCTTAATCTTTAAAAAAAGCAGATAAAGGATACCGATGCCAAGCCAAGAAAAGCCAAGTTGCTTGGAAAGCGGATCGAGATTGAACCACACATAGCCAATAATAATGAACCCAATCAAAGGTAAAATTAGATGGCGCACATAATCTCTGCTCTTCTGCTTACCCATGTAATAGTTGATCACAGATAGATGCAAAAACAAGAAAGATGACAATGCCCCAAAGTTTACTACAGACGCCAACTTATCCAGCTGCGAAGAGAAAAAGAATGTTACAATAATAGAAATAACTGCAATGACTATGGTGCTCGTGTAAGGTGTATTATATTTAGGGTGAATTTTCGCTAATAATACCGGCAGCTTGCGGTCACGCGCCATGCTATAAAGAATGCGCGAAATGGCGGCTTGGGCCACAAGTGCATTGGCGATTCCCCAGGAAAAGACTGTGGCCAACAAAGTCAACATTTTCAGCCAGGGTCCGCCGACAACTTCGGCAACTTGGTAAAAAGCGACGTCCGGATTTTTAAATGTTTCATAATCAGGCCAAATTAATGCTGCAACCCATGTTTGAATAATGAATAGAATGCCGACGGTTAACAGAGCATACACACATGCTTTGCCAATTGCCTTGCTTCCTTCTTTTGATTCTTCCGCAAGGGTAGAAATACCATCAAAGCCGAGAAAGCTCAACACGGCGATTGAAACAGCCCCCATAACTACGCTCATACTAAATTTACTCTCATCGTAAAGCGGTTTAATGTTGAACTCCGCCCCGTTGACTCCTTTTACAATAGCGAGTACACCTACTGTGATAAAGATAGCTAAGATGATCAACTCAATCACAACAATAATTTTATTTGCCTTAGCGGTGAATTCAATGCCTAAAATATTGATTAATGTATTAATCGCAATAAAGGCTACTACCCATACGAGCATCGGAACTTGCGGAACAACATCGCTCAAGGCTGCTGCGCTGACTAAATAGAGCAAAGACGGAATGAAAACGTAATCTAGAAGAATGAGCCAGCCAGCGATAAATCCTACCGATTCGTTGATTCCTCGCTGGGCATAAGCATAGACAGATCCGGCAATCGGAAAAGCTTCTGACATGCGAGCATAACTAAATGCAGTAAAAATCATGCCGGCCATTCCGATTAGATAAGCAAGGGCCACCATCCCATTCGACCCTTGAGCCACCACACCATAGATTCCAAAAGGCGCAATGGGGACCATAAAAACCATTCCGTAAATCAATAAATCCCAAAAGGACAAAGAACGCTTCAGACCTGGCTTACCCGAGTTTGGGGGTAATGATGATTGTGCCGCTTTAAGTGCCATCCCTTATCCCTCCTGAAAAATTTCTTTGATGCCAAGCTTCTTCAAAATATCTTTAGAAAGAAAACAACGAGCTGTTTTTAACGGATCAACAATCTGGCTTACCTGCACATGGCCAGCCGCGCTTAACAGCATCGTCACTTCGTCAATCTTCATACTTGTACGTTGCAATAAATAATCAACTAGGTGTTCTACTGATTGATCAGCAGCTTCATCAAGTGTTTCTTTAGAAACGAGAAAAGCAATTCCTTCCTCATTTTCAACAAGGGGCGTCTCGATCGATGAACCTTTAATGACTCGTAAGGTTACTGTGACCTTTGCGGGAATTTCTATCCCTGATACGCCAACTTCTCCGTCTCCCATAGCCGCATGGACATCCCCCAAAGAAAAGAGAGCTCCTGGATGGAAAACAGGAAAATAAACCGTTGCCCCCTCGGCGATTAACGTTGTATCCATGTTGCCTCCATGATCCCCTGGTGTTCCGCAGGGCACTTCTCCCTCTTTAGGAGCCACACCGATGACCCCAATCATCGGGTTCAAAGGCAGTGCTATATCTTTATTAAAAATGGCTTTTCCATTTTCAATCGGCACCACTTTCACAGAAAACTCTTCTATACGGTGACCCATGGTTCCTAATTGCGGTCCCGTTGCCATCACTCCCTGTTTTTCAAGCTCAATCTTATGGATTGTCACGGACAAAATATCTCCCGGCTCTGCATCTTCTATATAAATAGGACCTGTCGCTGGATTAATTTGCGACCAATCAATTGCATTGAATGCAGTATCAGCAGAAGTAATTTGATTAAGAAAACAGTCATAAGTGTCAATCACTACCTCTGTGCCAGAGGCTACTCTTAAAACAGGCGCATGTGTATGACTCATTTCATAAATATACTTTTGACGTGTAAGTGTTTCAGCCACGATTGTCATCCTCCTTTTTATTCATTATAAAAAAAGCGAAGGAGGTTGATTTTCGAAATCTTGCCCATATTTTATGAAAAGTTATCCTTTTCTGAAAAATTAGATAAAAAAATGCTTCCTCCCAATGTAAAGGCCAGAATAATCCCCATTGAAGCGAAAGGCTCGTACTCTTCGTCAGAGTATAAACAGTAACCCCTACGGCCCAAATGAAAGCCATCGCCAAAGGAGCGCTGATATTTATACGCCCGCTCTTTCTTAAAGACACCCATAGCGGGATAGAAAAAGATAAATAAAATAAGATATACATGAACAGAAACCAAAAAAAGAAGCTTGGCAAGAGAACTTGCAGACTTAGACAAGCAACAGCTATCCCGATGGCAAAATAATAGATTTTCTTTGTTGTTACCTGTTTGCCTGCCGTTTCCATCCAATGAATAAAAATAGCTGTCACCGAGAAAAGAGAGAGACCAACAGAGTGTACGAGACCTACTAGCCAAATAATAATCATCAGTATAGAAGCGGCTTCATTGTGAGCTTCCATTATCTTATTTAAAATCACCGGAAAAGTAGGTGTTACCCCCTTTCCCAATAGATAAACCGCATACAAACATAACGAAAAAGGAACAGCTGCTGAACAAAAGAGGGAAAGCTTAATAGAGGAGGCTAAATGCTTCTCTTTAATTGAAGAAATAACCTGCCAAAAGAAGACGTTCATAGAAAGCTTTCCGGCAAAAGCTATCACACAGGCTGTTATCCATAGCCATTTTCTTTCATAGGTCAATGATTGGGCCACTCTTTTGTAATCATTGAATATCGCATTTGTGCCCTCCCCTAAGTAAAGAAGCAGGGAAATAAGGATCACCGATGCACTGCTTATCCATAGAAGCTGCGTTCCCGCCTTATAAATGGTAGTCATCCCGCCAAGTCCTGCTATAATTAGGCCAAACATAAAAAGCAACATGATAAAGAAAAAAGCATTCTTCCCGAAGCCTTCATTCAGCAGAACATTTGCAAATGCTGGCTCCAGCAACACCCCTTCTAAATTTGCGATAACCATTAATAATAGAAAGAAACGATACCCATTTGCAGAAAACTTTTTTTGATAGTAAGACAAAATTCCTGATTTGTGGTCAAGCTGGTGGCTAATTCTTTTTATTATCTCTTTTAAAAAGAAGTACAGGGCTATTATTGTTCCTGCAAGAAGAGCTATCCCGATAAATATCCCAAAATGATAAGTAAGAAAGATCGGCAACCATACAGCCCAGCTACTAAAAAAGAAAGCCACAGTAAAACCGTGCCTTTTTGAATGCCAAGAGCTTTCCCCGTAGAAAGGTAATCCCATGCACTTTGATGTTCAGCTACCCGATCAATGTTAGCCATCACAATAGCTGTCCCTAAAAATAAGATGACATACCAGTCAATCATCGATCAAACTCTCCTTGTATTGCCTCGGCGAAAAATGGACGAGTTTTTTAAATGTATAATTGAAGTGGTTTTGGCTCGAAAACCCGGTCTCTTCTGCAATTTTACTCATGCTCCAATGAGGCTCCTCTTTTAAAAGCTTTTTGGCTTTTTCAATTCGATACTTGACCAGATATTCCTGAAAGCTGACACCTAGCTCTTCGGAGAATTTACGACTTAAGTAGGTTGGCGCTACATGAATCCTCTCTGCCAACTCAGATAAATTTAACTTGGTCTGATAATGTTGATGAATAATAGCGAGCGCTTCTTGGATGGGCGGTGAACCTTCTAGGTAACGGTGCTTTTCTTTGAAAGCATCCAACACATGATAAAGCTCTTTGCTGATCACTGGTTTAACAATATAGTCAAGCACCTGCAAGCGGATCGCCTGCTTAGCATAATCAAACTCTTGGAATGCTGTGATTAATATGCATTCAGCCTCGTGTTCGTTGCGTATATATGCGCAAAGATCAAGTCCTGATTCTCCCGGCATATGAATATCGACTAAAGCCAAATGGATAGATTGGCTGATTAAAACTTTCCTCGCTTGAGCGGCGTCTTCTGCTGTAAAAACCGACCATAGCGGATACCTTTCACCAATGAGAAACGCCAATTGCTCTAATTCTAACGGTTCATCATCTACCAGTAATATGTTCATGCTCTCCCCCTGGTGTATATGGCCACTGCGCAGTCACAACGGTTCTGTCTTGATATCTCCTTATGTTGACATCTGTATGTAAATCAAATAATAAGCGAAGGCGCTTCCTTATATTATCCAAGCCGATTCCTTTCTGTTCATGGGTCTTTACCATCGTTTCTGGGCCATTATCTATGACCGTTAGGACGACCCAGCTTCCTTCTCTTTTCAAGCGAATCAACAATGTCTTCTCCCCTGCCTTTTTTTCAAGGCCATGTTTAAAAGCATTTTCTACAAATGTTTGCAGCATATAGGGCGGAAGATAAGTTGGCAAGGCTCGGTCATCAAGATCAAATTCAACACTTAACTTGTCACCAAATCTAATCTTCTGTACAGACAAATAGTGATTGGTGTATTCTAGTTCCTTTTCAAATGAGACGAGCGCATCTTTCTCGATATATTTGTAGCGCAAAAATTGAGAAAATTGCTCCATCGACTCCACTATATCTTTTGTTCGTCCTAAACGCCCGAGCGACAACATCGCATTCAAAGAGTTGAACAGAAAGTGAGGCTGAATTTGCTGGCTCAACTGCAAATATTC is from Bacillus sp. PK3_68 and encodes:
- a CDS encoding FMN-dependent NADH-azoreductase; translated protein: MSKVLFIKANPRPIDQSVSVKLYYAFLESYKETHPHDEITELDLFQENLPYYGTDMINGMFKLAKGLELTTEEEAATVTVNKYLNPFLEADKVVIAFPLWNFTVPAALHTYLDYLSQAGKTFKYTPEGPVGLLTDKKVALLQARGGVYSEGPAQATEMSMNYVRTILGFWGVNDITTVIVEGHNQFPDRAEEIIEEGVRKAATAANTF
- a CDS encoding glycoside hydrolase family 18 protein, translating into MQIHVVQQGQSVYRIAQIYGTTVQAIAQANELPDPSRLVVGQALVIPVTGRYHRVRQGESLSVIARTYGTTVSELARVNNISVSAPLQIGQRLYIPPRPKSTIDVLLYVEPQASVSEAIINEVRNRVGSLTYLAMFSYQVNRDGSLNAPTIDNIPAIARAARTINAMVISNIEEFQFSADLAHAIFTNDAAQNQLFGNIIQVANDVGYEDIHFDFELMRPEDRELYNTFLRKARDRLHAAGLMISAAVAPKASDVTTGIYGAHDYEAIGQIVDFVALMTYEWGYTYSEPQAVSPIGPVRNVVRYAVSVIPRNKILLGQNLYGYNWAAPYPPAGGPPARAVSPQQAIAIALRENAQIQYDYQAQAPFFQYIDDAGVQHEVWFEDARSIQAKFDLIKQFGLRGIMYWKLGLSFPQNWLLLEDNFTIRKRA
- a CDS encoding nucleoside deaminase, whose amino-acid sequence is MDSFMKRALELAVENVQSGGQPFGAVLVKDGNIISEGVNELHKKYDVSGHAEMLAIRRAQEQLQTNDLSGYTIYASGEPCPMCFAAMYFAGIKEVFYCAAVEEAAAVGLTTSGKIYDDLKKSREERTLSMVHMPLNEGQANPMELWGKRS
- a CDS encoding FbpB family small basic protein, whose amino-acid sequence is MRIKHKKSLEELIQENKEQLLNDKQAIEKIEKRIEERHELKKLA
- a CDS encoding OsmC family protein, with product MTLHSFHLKAHWPGLRNDVGQIETGNLQTKVSIPPEMDGPGIGTNPDEMLLGAAATCYIITLAAMMERSHLEKDSLTMESEGIVEVINGIITYKTIIHRPIIVLNSQATDREVSLAKKLAEKAEKSCMISRALKGNVDIQLEPSIELGLSDS
- a CDS encoding alpha/beta hydrolase; translated protein: MIYEHSHIKHHVMQQYEDYLRLFKDKVEREYVQTRFGRTHVLKLGKEDGKPLFIFHGANCLNPMTLSWFEGLFADYKIYAPDTVGHPGFSDERRINPEDDSFALWANDLLDYYGIESCAFAGVSYGGGIVLRLAAFYPEKINCAILVVPAGISPFSKWWTIKKMLLPFTLYQLNDSTKQIEAVADAMSAGEMKTIDREIIATIFQHVKLEHDLPKLTTTQELQRYHSPTMVIAGMQDVFFPENKLFQRAAPLFGDLLEWRAYNMGHFPSRKHIERMNKDMSDFLVRHYHLTD
- a CDS encoding alpha/beta hydrolase codes for the protein MKNKSIYRSERGKQLILGKYEEYLQSFSCKIQREYVPTRFGRTHVLTMGKEDGKPLFILQGGNCINPVTLSWFEHLLSKYKVYAPDTIGHPGYSDETRISAKDESFALWITDLLDHYHIERCAFIGPSYGGGVILRLAAFRPQRIACAILAAPAGISLGSKTKMIKEIMMPLLLYKMSGSKKHLASIANTMSWGSMKAMDRKIIGMIFKYVSLEQDMPKLTTKSELKHYHSPTLLIAGKTDIFFPEDALLKKAVPLFGNLLEWRAYDMGHFPSSSHIEIINHDILAFLAAHYSSVEN
- a CDS encoding APC family permease, producing MALKAAQSSLPPNSGKPGLKRSLSFWDLLIYGMVFMVPIAPFGIYGVVAQGSNGMVALAYLIGMAGMIFTAFSYARMSEAFPIAGSVYAYAQRGINESVGFIAGWLILLDYVFIPSLLYLVSAAALSDVVPQVPMLVWVVAFIAINTLINILGIEFTAKANKIIVVIELIILAIFITVGVLAIVKGVNGAEFNIKPLYDESKFSMSVVMGAVSIAVLSFLGFDGISTLAEESKEGSKAIGKACVYALLTVGILFIIQTWVAALIWPDYETFKNPDVAFYQVAEVVGGPWLKMLTLLATVFSWGIANALVAQAAISRILYSMARDRKLPVLLAKIHPKYNTPYTSTIVIAVISIIVTFFFSSQLDKLASVVNFGALSSFLFLHLSVINYYMGKQKSRDYVRHLILPLIGFIIIGYVWFNLDPLSKQLGFSWLGIGILYLLFLKIKKRDMSLDIE
- a CDS encoding acetamidase/formamidase family protein — its product is MSHTHAPVLRVASGTEVVIDTYDCFLNQITSADTAFNAIDWSQINPATGPIYIEDAEPGDILSVTIHKIELEKQGVMATGPQLGTMGHRIEEFSVKVVPIENGKAIFNKDIALPLNPMIGVIGVAPKEGEVPCGTPGDHGGNMDTTLIAEGATVYFPVFHPGALFSLGDVHAAMGDGEVGVSGIEIPAKVTVTLRVIKGSSIETPLVENEEGIAFLVSKETLDEAADQSVEHLVDYLLQRTSMKIDEVTMLLSAAGHVQVSQIVDPLKTARCFLSKDILKKLGIKEIFQEG
- a CDS encoding helix-turn-helix domain-containing protein, whose product is MNILLVDDEPLELEQLAFLIGERYPLWSVFTAEDAAQARKVLISQSIHLALVDIHMPGESGLDLCAYIRNEHEAECILITAFQEFDYAKQAIRLQVLDYIVKPVISKELYHVLDAFKEKHRYLEGSPPIQEALAIIHQHYQTKLNLSELAERIHVAPTYLSRKFSEELGVSFQEYLVKYRIEKAKKLLKEEPHWSMSKIAEETGFSSQNHFNYTFKKLVHFSPRQYKESLIDD
- a CDS encoding histidine kinase, with amino-acid sequence MSSLLFTSIVFLCLGLPIASLVILLLLGFFEREFDYLQLENKQIRMEKELQSMEYLQLSQQIQPHFLFNSLNAMLSLGRLGRTKDIVESMEQFSQFLRYKYIEKDALVSFEKELEYTNHYLSVQKIRFGDKLSVEFDLDDRALPTYLPPYMLQTFVENAFKHGLEKKAGEKTLLIRLKREGSWVVLTVIDNGPETMVKTHEQKGIGLDNIRKRLRLLFDLHTDVNIRRYQDRTVVTAQWPYTPGGEHEHITGR